The genomic stretch atattttgtgatagatgttgtcaaaggatCATTCTATCAAGCTTCACATCCATAACTtagccaatgggatccttttggaggattacTGAACTATACTAGCATgattttcgggcactcgtctcGAATTCAAGAGTTGACGTATGGCcgaatttgtttgagcagtttaAAAGCATGAAGAAAGAGGTTTTGCCTCACGGTtgctcatcttgccccagtctgttgggtctttgaagATGTTCACCTTGAAAGTAAGCTTGGAAACAACTTACCATGAGACaacctcgagatggcttgccctAAATGTTTGAAACTTGCAGTGATCTGACCTTGATTAACCAAAACCTAGAATGGTAGACTTTTGATTGGCTGTCCTTGGATAGTTGAACTTAATGAGCTTCTAAGGTGGCTTGCCCTAGTCTGAGTtttgaagcaaattactcttggctaactgaacctTGGGGTGATTGGCTCAGATTGATTGGTACTCAAAGTGATTTCCCCTGActggacttctttcactttatcaagttcctcaattgtatattgttggaatttctttaatgctaagtgttgacttgcaaataaaattgttcattaaaaaatggtaattttaatgcggtgcttatgcaaaaatttgaaatcaaaatttattgatataaacaggtgaaatacagtgaacgagtcaACGATCAAAATACAATGCTGATCTACCCATAAAGGGTGGAAGATGATGTGATTAATACAAACGATTAACAAAGATCTTCCTGGAGTCAGGTTAACGCAACCTTattgtagtatgctttcaaacaaactctgcctcaattaggtcttttaagggttgtaacgtggtctgaTTCACGGTTTTCAAAACAAtaggatataaggctcaaaatttaatttttatcCACCCCTTCTTCTTtatgatctccagttcctacaTTCAGTTGATTTGACACACATATTCGAATTCGAAGGTGTGATGGTGAAGATGAGGATTCAAGATCTGATTTTCTTGAAATGGAAATGACCTTATCTTATTTTTGTTGAGGATTCagtgacctcttttgattgatttttttttatatccctaattttttcctggaccacTTCTTTGAAGTCTTTGGTCCACCGAgatgccctaattttttgcctaagtcaatttttgcctaagtcatttttTGCAGTGTTTGACTTCACGGGcttttttcttctgtttttttttgaaaaattgtgATTGTCAtgttattggtggatgaggaaGAACCACttcaaattttttattttctcaaCTTCTATGATACTTCAAGATGTGTGTGAAGAATAACACGTGGTTGAACCTCTTTGGAGGATGTGTAGAGATGGAGGAATTCTCTTGAAAATTGAATGCACATTCAAACTATCTGAACAAAACTACCCTTCCCCTTGTTAAGATTAAGGTTTTTAAATATGAAAGAAACACTAAtttctaggctcaaagtggttgactagggattaactccttatctcttcggtgtttagggatttgaaacaatgtctTACATCATCAACAAAGTTTTCTTTGAAAGCATACCACATCAATTATGGGTAATTggttttcatcatcctccctcaAATATTTGCTAAAGCAGACAGtttgaaaaaagaaaatggatgggagaaatattttttatctctttttgttgatataaatgaaaaaaaacaaGACTGAATACAAATGGATTAATTCAAAATGCATGATCACTTCATTCCTATTACCATTAAAAATAACAAAGCTTAAAGGCAAACGACATTTAACATGCAAAGAAAGTACAAATGAAATGCTAGAAATAGTCAATTGATTGTCGGCCTTGAGGATTAACTTCTTTGTCTTGATTTGCTGACTCTGGGAATTGTTTCCTGAAGTCTCCAAACTCATGAGGTTAATGGACCATTCACCATATTAGGGCCATCGAAAGTCAGTTACCCTTTGTTAATTATACGTTGTACTTCTTCTTGGAAAACATTACACTCTTCAATTGAGTGTCCCATTACTCCATCATGAAACTCACATTGAATATTCGGGTTGTACCAATGAGGGAATGGGAACTTCATGGATTTGGTCTCTCTAGGAGCTATTGACGAGCTTTGGACCAACTGAGACCATAATTGACTATACGTCATCGGGATCGGGTCAAACTGGAGAGTCTCCCTTTCTTGCCGGTTTGGAGGTCTACGTTGATTCTGACGTCGATGTTGATTATTCAGATCTCGAATCCTATGATTCTAGCATTGATGTTGACGCGGAACCTGAGTTGGCTGATTCAGAGGACTTTGCTACGGTTGCTAGTACTGAGGACTGCGAGGTAATGGTTGCTGGCATGGGACTTTGGGCAATTGCTAATTGCTCATTTTCAGCCACTTAAAGGTTGGGATCAATAAGCTTTTTAACATTGGCACGAAGATCTTCAAATTATTTCccttcaatctcatcgttggatgcaaccctcttggatccactactcacttctcctttgCTTCCGTTGGCATGGGTCGTaacattggaaatccaaggcgatatctcaatgctcttactGGGAAACAATGATATCTCGTTAGCCACATCACTGACCTCTTTGTTATGGTACAAGACCTTAAGGGGTCTCAGAGGTCCTTTgcctttctcattacctggcaTGGAAATAAAGATATATGCACTTGATCCTTCCTCCTTaagtgttggtgaccttatgtcaatcaatatttgcagcttgagcttaaaatTTTTGCATTCCTCAATGGAGggccccattgttccagtatggtatccaCACATGACCTCtgggtgatcttcttcaaagactaagctctttttgttaattAGTTCTTGTACCAATgctttcagcgctaagcaagaatccaggtcatgtcccactgcccctttatggaattcacatgttgcatttggattgtaccatggcaggtatggtgacgtgggtgtgagagctcgaggagtcaccaaagcattctggatcagctgagggtagagcttgctatatggcatTGGAATTGAGTCATTGTGATCTTTATTCCCcttgtttttattttgatttttgttCTGGATTTGACTTCGGTGATTTTGATGAGGTATAGGCATATGATGTTGACGATGACATCCTGAGGGAGGACCATATGCCGGTAGATGAGGAGTTGCCACgtagaatttcccttgacttggggtaacaccgGATGGATGTGGAGCAGTAGCTCCCTCTGTTGCAACAATGGGTATGGgatgaccctcttttctcaataaggcttacagggtttccaagacccatcctacttggctcttcaaaagattgagttcctccttcaatgtttcttggcttttccttagctcgtccatcatctcatgagacatggttctttgttctaaacgcgtaTCGAGAATCACTTTGAtgatcatggacaaaggatggatgagttttttttggtatttttggaaaatgatatgcaatgcatgatAACGAATGCAGATGCAATGGTATATGAATAGATGCGATGCattttttgtgtgttttggtATGCAAATAAAATGTAATGTAGGTAGTTAGGATCTGGGATAACATGAGTAACTCAGAACACCCTACTAGGTAGGATCCTTAACAGATAGTTCTAGGTTGGTTACCCAAAAACCCACTCACAGGATAGTTTATATATTTTTAGATAAGGTTCCCAGGGTCATGTACCATAATCGTATCAATGTCATGCAACAGGATAGTCACTTTATGACAAGAGTGATGAAAGGTCTCTTCCGAGCAGGGTTTTCATGTTGGGTACAATAAGGAGAGGCCCTTGGAGTCCAATATTACGCAACCACCAAAGCGGAAATTGGTTCTAAGAAGGgctcctagagtcatggacccttcatgaatcaacGTCATGTAACAGGCTAGCTGTCTTATAACGAGATCTACAAACAAGAATACTATAAGGGAGTCTTCATGCTAGGCACGCAAGGAGTGACCCTTGgggactaacactacacaacttccaattctaaacttatgtgttctctcttctttttccaaaTCTCGGGTGTAGAGCTTTATTCATGATATCAAAAATCCAAAGCCCACACATaaatatatacaaatatatatcAAAATGAGATAAAGCAAAGATAAAGAAAACATAAAACAAAAGAATAAACAAACAAAGCTAACACACATACGAAAACCTAACTAAACTAAGGTAGACTCACTTCCTCAAAggtgtttccccagcagagtctccatCTATTGTACCTCAAACAATAAGAACACGACACTCGCAgagcgcaatcgcacgctcgcgggatgggttgaacagagtcgccatcggactttatttattcccaaagagggaaagggaaaatatagATAAAACCCCTAAAATAAGTATAAgatatggtcgtcgcaaccaatattAGGGTTCTGGAGTCGGTTACAcagaggaaggtattagcacccctcacgtccgttgtactcaacgggaaccatttagttagtttcgaattggatgttagcttatgttagtttttctaatcttctacttatttgagatagaaaaagagagaagagaaatgtttttgaatttttatCAATGAGAAAGGGCCtaaaaaggtttttattattAGTGGGTAGAGAGGAATtaaacaaaaaatttcattaaCGAGCCTGAAAAGGTCTGTGAAAAGGTTTTAagatcaatcgcacggcggcgagaaaaatagtttgattggttgaatgtattttataggtgaatgacgaacatttgatgagaacgagacctaagcctcgggatcaatcactcgtggttccaccggaatgctagattccaacggTCCTTTTCATTCAAGATTAATTGagaaaattgtttgatggacaacgAATGCTTGATAATaatcaattgttcaaagagttaTGCTAGAATGCTTGAGCCCAACAATCCTTATTTTGTCCAAGTTGATTTAAATGTTTTGAGAGTGAAAGAAAAGAATGAATGACTATCCCAAGATGCGTGCCTCGGGACCAAACGTTCGAGAGTTctgctggaatgctagattcgAACAGTCCTCTTCTTGATTCGTATGGATGAGACATGGTTTGAAGAATTATTTTTACGTACGGAGTTGATTATTGAAATTGTGGGGAAGAAAATATGAATTTATGGTGTGAAATAAATTGTTTATCTATTTgagaaaaaaaaatttaaaataaaagaaCTTAGTCATCAATAAtaattaatcaaaataataattaaaaactaaaaaaacATAAATTGTGAGAGAAGGGTATAGATAAGCACATAGGGTGTTAGCGATAAAGTAGTGAAATATCATGTCACCATGGGCCCAAGGCCCAATCCAAATTAAATCCCTAATTctaataataaataataataataataataataaaataaaataaaataaagaagATAAAAAAATGCAAAACATATTAAAAGTGGGAAAGGCAGTCTGTCACTCATAACTCTCTTTTTTCTCCATAAAACTCAAACAAACATAACCAATAAAAACATGACACATGGCAAAGTTCTATATAAATAAATAGgttttttttaccaaaataacccactttttcaaggaaattcccaaaatacccctagtttcaaaaaaaatcccaaaataccccacttttaggaggagtcgccaattgaattggagactcctcttaaaaattgaatggaggcgccaattggattggctagggcaggtgccctagtcaatccaattggcgcctatgtgtaggttttaagaggagtcgccaattcaattggagactcctcctaaaatgcatttttttgtgttttatggtacaagtgaaagataaatttgatataatacgacttgatataaataaagtttggagtttacacaaagaaacctaatggtgatgaccgggatcacctaaccgacctccggtcccacatcctctagctaccctaacccttggccctaacccacgttgacgattctgcaccggtgtttgatcatctgaggggccaggagcgtcactaccaactacaggagaaggtccgttgaggtattcagacaagtcagcatagtcttcagtatgcattgatggtgtaccgccgtagctgagctcatgacccatgccagagaagttgggatgtggttgactcatggatgggcgaccgggacggttgaagggagacatgggtgtgaaggatgcgtcgaggaaaggttggaaaagttgttggggtgtttggtagagatagggttgtttgatgttttggttttgtgatgtttgagcttcttggctacggtaggaggaggggcggttggtgttttggctaaggcgactttggcAGGATGATGGTGTGGGTACGAAacgatgttgggtctcaggttgatggtcaatttgttggtggtggtatggggtatgctcttggtattggggttgggtgaatgacatgttttggttgtatgtttgtgtgtttgtggaacggaaagtttgacggatagggggttgtgagtaaccgggctgagaatgttgttgggggttcgaaaccttgaaacatcctataaaagaaagaataaaaaacttgactaagttgttatatcaaaataaaatggggttggtgaagatgaaagataaaaagttaacaaaagaaaaaacttacatcTGTTGCGATGTTTGCAATCGTTCCTTTATGTGCTTCacccattgtgaggatagacattttgttggggggttggtgtagatgaaactagaagaagttgttgaagatgaaattgtagaataagtattgtagaggaagtagtgagagtggtggtgtggaagaagtgttgatggagtggatgtatttataggcaaatggatgggagcatgaaaagttgtgcttgcatggtgtctccacttgaattggcgaccatgtacaacctttaagaggggtcgccattcaaattggcgcctccatagggacatgcatgcaagacctaggtctgattgcttggtttcgaggtctgaatgcatggtgtctccacttgaattggcgcccatgtgcaaggaataagtggaggcgccaatccatttggagtgtgtgtctgcatgtctgacacgtggctgtcttgtctcctgcGTGTTGAACAagtcacttcttgatagcttgcatggttgacacatcatctcagactatcttgcatgtccgacacgtggctgtcttgtctcctgcatgctgaacaagtcacttcttgatagcttgcatggttgacacatcatctcagactatcttgcatgtccgacacgtcatttcggactagcttgcatgtccgacacgtcactccgaactagctagcatgtgaaACACTTCACtcatctatttaagtgtcttactatcaacttccaagacacttcactcacattcttctacagtaagaaaatagttttcatctgcacaatgtcatcttcatcattatacagtgtcaacgttcactgcaacggtgaaacatacgagtctgcGCTACATGgtttttattttcgaaacactgataccattagaatcacgatcaacagaaatgcaaccttcttgcatttgaaaaaaaagaatacaatcctttataggattGGGTATTatgtcaaagatcacatatcaaaatccaattttttttagaatggtcaatgcaagtttttcccctaaaggtacgagacgatgaagatgttgaatacatgtttgttagtcatgaacattcaggctgcaactgtattgaattgtgcattactcttcaaccatgtatatcatctcaacagtctcaactaaccggtcaggatgaatctggtgaagatgatcaacaatggtcagatgacgttAACCCAGAAGCAGAGGCAGAAGTGGatgtcgttgatgaagaagaagaggagaccgagatacaggttggtcacatgctgaacaacgacgatgaagatgatgatcaaccaccaccaatacctcctagtcatgtctacaatccgcctcaacatatgacaaatatggatcttcacgacgatgaaacatccaacagtgttttctataatccgtatccgagatcagaaggcgaattaaaggtgggagacatgttttgtaccaaagaagaatgtgttctggaaatcaaaaaattccacatgaacaactctgctgactttacagtgaaacgcactgattctagaaggtatgttatcgaatgtcgtaacatgctttgtaagtttcgtttggatgcgtcttacaagaagaaaaacgactcttgggagatcgcttcaatagacccaccgcacagttgcattgcaactaacgttgaacaagatcaccgtaaactaagcacaactttgatatgtcaagacattctgtcgttggttaataaagacccatcagtgaaggtgagtataattatatctcatatcagaacaacatataattatactccatcttacaagaaagcctggattgcgaggacaaaggctgttgaacagggtttcggcaactgggaggattcattcaaggaattgccacggtttttatgggcactaaaaacatatgtcccaggaactgtggcaattatagagacagtgccagcaatgatgccagacggaacctgtgctacaggtaatagaatatttcaccgtctcttttggggATTTGACCCGTGCATtaaaggtttcgcattctgcaaacctattattcaaattgatggcacttggttatacggaaaatacaagggtactttgctcatggcggttgcacaagacgacaacaacaatgtctttcccactgcctttgctcttgttgaaggtgaaacggctggtggatagggtttcttccttcgacatctcagaacacatgtggctccacaagccaatctctatttgatttctgatagacatgctgccattgagagtgcctacaacaaccatgacaacggatgacatgatcctccttctacacatgtctactgtatcatacacattgcacaaaacttcgtgtgtgctataaaagataagaatcttcacaagaaggtggtgaatgctgggtatgctttaactcaaccgtcatttcaatattatcgtgatgaaattagactgtctaatgaagacgcagggagatggataaataacataccagtagagaagtggacaagggcatttgacagaggttgtcgatggggccacatgacaacaaacattgtggaatgcatgaacggggttttcaaaggaattcgaaatctgccgataaccgccttggtaagatcaacctattataggttagcttctatgttcgcaaccagaggtgaaagatggagtgcagtgttaatgttcgggcaagtattcagtgagtgttgcatgaaggtcatgaaagaggaaagcatcaaagctagcacacacgctgtaacagtctttgaccgtcatagacaaaaattcagcgtccaggaaacaatgggcaacaacgaggggagaccaaatttagcctacgctgttagactaaacagaagttggtgcgattgtggaaaatttcaggtcttccgcataccttgctcccatgtcatagcagcatgcgcttatactcgtcaagacgcttacaaccatttatctgatgtgtacaaggccaacaccatcatgaatgtatatactcaaagcttctcagtactatCAATGGAGGATTAatggcctccatatgaaggagatattgtttggcacaatgacgagatgcgtagaaagaagaaaggaatgccaaacaacacacgtataagaacagagatggattccacagataaaatgataagattatgtagtatctgtcgtcaaccaagacacaacaagaacaactgtcccaatcgaggagcatcatctaggtcttaagctttttgtaacattgtatttctgtaacattcaatcattatatatcattaagttcttgttacaacgaggttcacaacaaacatcagtacaaaacatctgaaaacattaatatttctaactgattataacaatcaaattgatgtcgtctcgaccaaacatcatttccctagcatccttatcagtcttcattcgcacccaaccaaagatactgtcaagtctctcaatacttctgattttttccccttctggtattttcccatctaaccaacgaaccagctccctcttcagttgatcgaacgtggtgatgttccaaaacagcatcagcatttgaggtttgtctctcgcataaatcacatttccgtatcggcgacgaacaccaaacatgatagccaaatgattatatgagatgtagaacaattggtcacacaacgcatctatttataagacaaaaaatgcattttaggaggagtctccaattgaattggcgactcctcttaaaacctccacataggcgccaattggattggctagggcacctgccctagccaatccaattggcgcctccattcaagttttaagagaagtcgccaattcaattggagactcctcctaaaagtggggtattttggaaatttccttgaaaaaatggattatttttgtaaaaatacCACTAAGCTACTTAATCATAGTTAAATATAATGGTGACTCCTCATTataattaaaactaataaaaactCATAACTTGCACACAAAAAAATGTCCTTTAGTTAACTATTGTTGCTACTTGTTTAATAGTAGGTTAGTGGTTAGTAATAATAAGTTAGCTAGTTTGTGTCAATTGTTAGTTACTTAAAAACAGTTTAATGAGTAACTATAATTACATATAAAAAGATTGATATTTACAAATGGTCCAAATAAGTTATACTATAATAATTCTAGAaagataatataaataaacatCAAGACAACTTATATTATGAATTTGTACAATTTCAGGATCACATAAAGAAGGGTTAACAAATGAAAAAGCTAGTCAAAGTTTACATATATGATGCACATATTTATATTTACCAAATGACAAATAACATGAATATATACTCAATGCTGCATCTGAAACATGGCATTTTGCCACCATatccttaatgctgcatatgaATATTCACTATATCTACAAAATAGATGACATTAATAACAAATAAATTTTAGTTTATTATTGACTTAACAGTTAACTTATAAATAAATATTTGTTCCGGATTTAAATTCAGGATTCGACATAAAATATTTGTTATAGATCATATGCCTCTTTTCAATAAAATTTATAATGGTTATGTTATGATTGCTATCAGTTACTAGTTGCAGCAAAATAAACTACTGAAGCTAACTATGACCCTTAAAAAAAACTCTTAATTGAAGAAACTGTAAAATTTCACTTCATTTTCTTCCTGAGGAAGCTTGAACACTATCTTCTTTCTTCAAGCATTTGTTTGATTCCTCATTTTCAATGAGACTGATGCAATATACCCGGGATCCAATATGGTTTACTTCTAGACCAGCTTTTTCACAACCATCGAAGAAAATTGATTCATCTTCCTTTCCGATTCTACGTCTCCAGCTCATCAGAAAAGCTGGCCAAGGCAACACTACATCTCCTGCAAGCACAAGATTGGGTAAGAGTGAAAACTCTTGAGTTACTAAAAATACAAGATGTTCAAAAGGGTCTCTATCAAGAATAAGATACCATGGATGTCATCATTCTCGGTTCGAGAAACTGTAGTTTTATCTCTGGGTTTGTAACTTCTGAGAAGAAATGTAATGGTCTGTATCAAATTCGGGTACTGCTTCACATCTACAAACATTTAAAATGTTACTGTTAGTTTTACTGGTTTTAGACCAATAACAACTTAGACTATTCATTAATGGATAAATTGCATTAGTTATAATGAACAAGTGTTGTCGATGACGGATAGCGCACAAAGGCGAAGAGCCAAAAATTCGACATATGACATATGTATGGCGCCGCCACCCTTCACAAATTTAGCCATGGCGGACAGGCTAAAAACCGCCGCCGATATCCGTCATTGCTAATATTTACAACACTAATGAACTAGTGCTTCTTTAAGAAGGTAAAGGGGTGACCAAAAAAGTAAATTAGAAGATAATAATCTTACATAATAAGATGTCACTCGCAATGATCAGGTCCCAATCAGGGTCAGAATTAGGAAACTTGTCTCCCCAGGTATCTGAAAACAGAAGCACATTTAGTAAATCTAAAACAAAAAGTAATGAGACTAAATCGTAAGAAAAGAATACATTAAACGATATAGAATTAGAGgaaatatatatataagtttaAACAAGCAAATATTTACATTATGTACTATACTAATTCTGAAAGTAATCATCTCCAAACTAGAGCTAATCACGCTGATCAGACTAAGTGGTGAGTGTAATATCTAATTACTAAATATCATCCATGTTCTTATTTCTAACAACTCATCAAATGTGCTTAATTATAACAACCCTTCTCAAGGTAGAGCGTGTAGTTCATATGTGCCAAGCATATTAAAACCAAGTCAATGCACGGCACTCTGAAGTTAACAAACATATCCGTAAGCTGGTCGTTGCACTTAATAAACTTGTAGGTCCGTTTGATATGCAAAAGAAATAAGGTACTTGGCAGGACAAAAATATTTGGTTTTTTTTATTGGAAAAGGGACAATTAGCATCTATCTGTTGGAGCAACAAAAGATTATTCGATCATTTGAAGAAATACTCACGTTTAATATGAGGAATGACAGGTAAATCATTTGCACTACAGTTATGAGCTATGTTTTCCATTATCTCTTGATCATCGTAGTCTGAAGTTGTAATATCAATATTATATGACTTTTGAAGAAATATGGCCAAAGCACCTGTACCGCTGAAAATGGATGCAGCAAGGCAAAGACAAGAAATGAAATCAAAATTCCTAAATTAAAAGAGCAACTGCAAAGGATGTGAAATCATATAAAATAGAAGAGCTTATTTTCTTTAAGCGGGATATTTTGATGTACTGGGGAGGGGGCACTTACAAAATTTTACAAAAGAATTTTACATACTTTGCAAACTATAGCTTATATAAATAAATGGATGATTGAGTAGTTGAAATACCTCCCCAACTCAAGGATACGCCGTCCTTCAATGCATGATTTGTGTTGAACTA from Lathyrus oleraceus cultivar Zhongwan6 chromosome 7, CAAS_Psat_ZW6_1.0, whole genome shotgun sequence encodes the following:
- the LOC127104594 gene encoding uncharacterized protein LOC127104594; translation: MDIAIFSPSSLFFEEEDDDTHTSVEENAENHETYVERKHQFPGMELIIREFSFHQLNANLLWPGTFAFAEWLVQHKSCIEGRRILELGSGTGALAIFLQKSYNIDITTSDYDDQEIMENIAHNCSANDLPVIPHIKHTWGDKFPNSDPDWDLIIASDILLYVKQYPNLIQTITFLLRSYKPRDKTTVSRTENDDIHGDVVLPWPAFLMSWRRRIGKEDESIFFDGCEKAGLEVNHIGSRVYCISLIENEESNKCLKKEDSVQASSGRK